The Myxococcales bacterium genomic sequence GGGCCTGCATCTTGCTGCCAGACGATTGTGTCGCGAACGCGACACTTTCCTCCGAGGTCTCCCACATGTCGAATGGACTCTACGTAGGCATGGCCGGCGCCGCAGCCCGGGCCGAGCAGCTCGACGCGATTGCCGACAACTTGGCCAACGTGCAAACGCCGGGGTTCCGCGCCACGAAGGTGGCGTTTCAGTCGTTTCTGGCGTCGAGCGGCGTCACGGACAAGGTGTTCCCGGCCGCGGTGTCGTCCGGTCTGGACATGTCACCCGGGCAGCAGGTGGTCACCGACAATCCCATGGATGTGGTGCCCGACGGCATGAGCTTCATGGCCGTGGGACGCCCCGATGGTTCGGTGGTGTACACGCGCAACGGCGCGCTGCAGGTGTCGAACGAGGTCCTGGTGTCCGGGGGGCTGCCGGTGCTGGACGTCACGGGCCGTCCCATCGCCATACCCCCCGAAGGTGACGTGCGCGTCGAAACGGATGGCGCCGTGTTCGTGGGCGAGCAGGTGGTGGGTCAGCTGGCCACGTTCAAGCTCGAGGGCAACGTGCAACGCCTCGGGGCAACGCTCTACGCGCCCGGGCCCGGAGGTGTAGCGCGACAGCTGGCCGAGCCCGTTTTGCTGGTGGGGGAGCTGGAGATGGGCTATCCGCTCGAGGCCAGCATCGGCATGATCTCGGCGCAGCGGAGCTACGACATGTCGATGAAGGCGCTCGAGACCTACCGGAGCCTGGACTCGCGCGCCGTCGAGGTGGGACGCGTGCGCTGAGCCCCGGGCATCGTTCGAGCCTACCGGCGGGCGCCCGCTCACCACGGACGCCCGCCGGCGGTTCTCATCCGTTTAGATGCGTCCCGAGGGGCCCCACCACGTGCTC encodes the following:
- a CDS encoding flagellar hook basal-body protein — encoded protein: MSNGLYVGMAGAAARAEQLDAIADNLANVQTPGFRATKVAFQSFLASSGVTDKVFPAAVSSGLDMSPGQQVVTDNPMDVVPDGMSFMAVGRPDGSVVYTRNGALQVSNEVLVSGGLPVLDVTGRPIAIPPEGDVRVETDGAVFVGEQVVGQLATFKLEGNVQRLGATLYAPGPGGVARQLAEPVLLVGELEMGYPLEASIGMISAQRSYDMSMKALETYRSLDSRAVEVGRVR